A genomic region of Papaver somniferum cultivar HN1 chromosome 7, ASM357369v1, whole genome shotgun sequence contains the following coding sequences:
- the LOC113294372 gene encoding uncharacterized protein LOC113294372, giving the protein MAMMNRISSRFSRCLTSSITTLLHFDSSSSSLGRHSYNTSSLQRYAQEKPKQMIPGNNMKWGSLGPRRDYSNFASGFTPLQQKPLSSIIDIERAKNFSPEDLADIWDDYHLGRGHIGITMKAKLYHLMKQRAVTCRHFVIPLWKGTGYVTMFVQVQMPHIIFTGLEDYKARGTQAAPYFTATYFTEFAETKDMVLVRGDILFTSKLTDTEAQWLLEATQAFYLNDARYKLVEQFNKQTHDFEFKDVLKALDMPVG; this is encoded by the coding sequence ATGGCGATGATGAATCGGATTTCGTCAAGATTCTCAAGATGTTTGACATCTTCAATAACTACTCTTCTTCATtttgattcctcctcctcttcatTAGGAAGACACTCCTATAACACTTCTTCTCTGCAAAGATATGCCCAAGAGAAGCCAAAGCAAATGATTCCAGGAAATAACATGAAATGGGGTTCACTTGGTCCTCGTAGAGATTATTCGAATTTCGCGTCTGGGTTCACGCCTTTGCAACAAAAACCATTGAGTTCAATTATTGACATTGAGAGAGCCAAGAATTTCTCACCAGAAGATCTTGCCGACATTTGGGATGATTATCACTTGGGGAGAGGTCATATTGGCATAACGATGAAGGCGAAATTGTATCACCTAATGAAGCAAAGAGCAGTTACTTGTCGGCATTTTGTCATTCCATTATGGAAAGGAACTGGTTATGTAACAATGTTCGTTCAAGTGCAGATGCCACACATTATTTTCACTGGTCTGGAAGATTACAAGGCAAGAGGAACCCAAGCAGCACCCTATTTCACAGCTACTTATTTCACAGAATTTGCGGAGACCAAGGATATGGTGCTCGTCCGTGGGGATATTTTATTCACCAGCAAGCTCACTGACACGGAGGCTCAATGGCTTCTTGAGGCAACTCAAGCTTTCTATCTCAATGATGCCAGGTACAAACTGGTTGAACAATTTAACAAGCAGACTCACGATTTTGAGttcaaggatgtgttgaaggcactGGATATGCCAGTGGGTTGA